The genomic interval tttctgacaaaaaaaacaactgaaataACGTGTATATTTCCCAAACGGGTTTATCAAACTagcattaacatatatatatagtttctagTATCTTATGATCCACACATTCCGGAAGGATGTACGGATAGACGAACACAACTCAAGTAATGTGCATATTCTTTATGAGGTCATCTGTAAACAAACTGATTTTCATCAACCTGTCCAAAGTTTACTTTAAGTCATTAAAATATCAAGATTTTTCGGACGGACAATCGAATggacaaaatttaaataattggcCTTTTGCCTTTAGTTGCCTTTACTGACATGCTATGTTTTATCCACATATCTTAGTTTCATTTTCAGTTATGGGTGGATCAagattttagttttaaaattatttctgaaatcataacaacaatcgataAAAAGTGTCTGATGGAAAATAGCGCAATAGCGTTCATGTGAAACCGGAAAGTAACAAATCCATTACTTGTCATTCAGTAACTGATATATCCGAATTATAGTTGATAATGATACATTATTTGTTTGCTTGATGATTTATGGTACGAAGAATTTCGGCTGATGCTGACGCACAGATGTCGTTACACGTTGGACCCACGCCGGCACAATCACGTCGCAAACTGAACACCCAGCCGTCACTTTTTGCAGCGCAATAATTCTGGGCCATCTCATCGAAATAATTGTAGGCTATGGCATAATGGTCAATCGCACAGGCAATGTTAATGAAACCTGAAACATAGGAACATGTATATGCAACCTAAAACGCACGTGTTCTCGTTAAATACTACAACGTATACGCAAGAATGTATAGCTGATTTCTCCATTTAAAATTGCTAtatcaattaatataaaacacacagcaaaaacaatatactcacACAGTAGAGCACCGACAACAATAAAATATCTCTGCATCTTGTTTAGCTTCTGTTTGTCCTAGAGAACAACACTGTTTACTAAGCATTCGCGTTTTTCAGATATATATACAGAGACGTAATTTGAAATGATACGTGGCCATCAGAGCAAGGAACTTTATGTAAGCCAATACAAATGAGTATTAATGTCCACCTTTGTTTTACAATCTTTAACCGAACCGACTCTCGTATCACATGAATATAAACATTAGAGAAACAGGATAAAATGTAATAAAGCTGATTGTTTGAAGACTGGAGCACCGGCATTTTTTTCAGATATCGTGTATACGGTAATTTACAATGGTACGTGCGCAGCAAAGCAAGGAACTTAATATACGCCAATACGAATGACTATTAATGCCCA from Dreissena polymorpha isolate Duluth1 chromosome 1, UMN_Dpol_1.0, whole genome shotgun sequence carries:
- the LOC127879949 gene encoding uncharacterized protein LOC127879949 gives rise to the protein MQRYFIVVGALLCFINIACAIDHYAIAYNYFDEMAQNYCAAKSDGWVFSLRRDCAGVGPTCNDIWLRASMALPLTNTTINCELTQPRIYSQTQDRLVSPPMVMVLADVPGHQITVDQATAVAKRFD